AAAATACAGTGACATATGTTTGCAGCTCTGGAAATAGCGAAGCGCTGTAGactgagaaaacaaaaattgaaatacacaaaaaacatttttcagccccaatcaaacacacctgaaccagctaatccaAGGTGTTCAGtgcttgataattacagaccggtgtgttggagcaggtcTATAAAATGCCGCGTGCTACCCGACAcaaactttctctctctcttctcctttacacagctgctgttgcagccattaaaaaaaagttaagttttggtttttaatggcaaaataattatttcgtttcgtttctttattaagttaatttagaaacatgattggaacattttatgtttgttaatttcaagttgtatttattatctttttaaatACTTGCGGCCAGCGCCAGACAGTGAGTTGAGCATATGTTTGATcagtttagccttctcaaataaacaagatatgggacataaaaaaaaaacgtcatgcatttcacaatatacatttaaaaatgtcagataaatgtgtgataaatataaaatcGTTTGTGCTAAAGGTGGAAGCTGAAGTGCGCTTtgaaggacatggaggcacTATCGAGATCACTtgcgttttgtttttcttaagaaTGGAAAATTAAAATGCGCTGTAATTTTtcctcataaaggtaagagtatacatcattaaaagccGCAGatagttttatttgtgtgcactcacaatattaacaaaatgtgttgctttttaaaataaagaaaacaaacaagctcTTGATCTTGAGCAGGAACACTTCACAAAAACtgaaccgaaactcagcaaatacttgcctcactgacataataaatacatttatagaaCGCTATAAAATACTACTTTacaacgaaataattcaaatcgaaaattaaaaagtctttcATTAGCCTGTAATCCATAAAGAtacatttctctctaaaggcgcgtccagTGAGGAGATACGGGGAGTATCTcccgtttcacaccgcaagcgtgagcaGCGCGTCAGCATAACTACAGCGTCACTGCAGCGTCAGACTCGCAGAGTATTCACACTGGAAGCGTTTGTTCAGCGTCACAGCAGCGGCTCCAAAGCgacatatttctttacaaagacaactataaatttgtttttagaagttggtcagttataaacttgaaagttttgaagtcttggggattcgcttgtaaacaacaaaaacgtCTTGCTCCTATCATGCTGTTTCAGTCATACTCAAATATAGAAAGTGCtgtttatactttttttgttgttgttttgttttttaataatatatacttttacccataatctccatttcttatagaagctgtcaataatgaatttcttatgtaggcctactgtatatactccattgtaacttaagatcctgagcaagatgaattgttcgttgtgagtttgataaaatgctttaagttataatttaattatggcaattaaaaatgaagaacAAGTTGGGTAAATCTATACATATTtttgattgttcattttctttcctgacaTACTCCAATTCGTCTTATAACACACTAGACCTActtattctgtgcatttttagcacgttttgtgtgaaatcgtatttattttgtccatcaaaagtgtgctgtcactttaattgagcgtgagcggcgcagcaaaaatagacgCGGCGCCGAAACCAGCGCTGCTCACGCGACGCTCCTGCTTGACGCTGACGCGCTGCTCCTGCTGCCGGTGTGAAtgcactcatttgttaacatgggcgccgaaaaaaatacgcgctgctcacgcgccgctcacgcttgcggtgtgaaacgggcgtTACACCAGAAGCGTTTCAGAAGCGAAGCGGCAGGATTCGCGAGACCACGTGATTTGCCAGTCCGacattgtttttctttattttctttttcttttctgtttttttttcttttcttttctaagATAGTTGGCtaaatgtttatgttttgtCCGTTTAATTCCGTTTACTACTCATACAACTCCTGCAATTAAACGCcatgcctttttttttattgtccttATAATTGTGTCATATAacaatgtgtgtttttcaactTCGAGGATGAAACTCATCCATTTCTGACCTCCTAGCAAGGATATATAGTGATGTGAAATACGATCGGGAGTCTGCACAGggtgtttattttgaaaatgataggatttttgacttttattttgcatttgctgTGCGGTTTAGACGCGGCATGCGTCAAAAATAGACTAGGCGCCTATATTTAGCGAAGCGGCGCGGAGAGCCGCGTCTGGGACGCTTTTGAAACGTGCCGCGGCGCGTCTGGTTAAACACAAGCATTCACTAGAGTGGCCGCGGTCAGCTCCGGTAGCCGCGTCGGAGCCGTAACCCCTGATTTACACTGCACGCATCTGCGACACGTTACGGCTCCGAAGAGGTTTTGTTCCGTCCTCCACGCGGTGCCAACTTACACCAGAAGCGTTTCAGAAGCGAAGCAACAGGATTCGTGGGACCACGTGATTTGCCTGTCAGATGTTATTTGGTTGCTCATTGTCCTGATTTTTGGGGTTCCACCATGGGTAAGTTAGCTAAATGGTTACTATTTTGTCCAGTTGTGTTTATTGTAGtgctgggcatagattaatctagattaatctcatccaaaataaaagtttttgtgtacataatatatgtgtgtgtattgggtatatttattatgtatatatgaatacacacccatgtatgtatatatttaagaaaaatgtgttatgtttatatattaaatatatttatatatcatataaattatattaatataaatatatacatgtaaatattttctaaatatatactgtatgtgtgtgtctttatatacacataataaatattcacagtacacacagatatattatataaacgaaaacttttattttggatgagattaatctatgcccagcactagtttattgttttgtttattactattaatacaCTTAAAGTCCAGTTATGAACAAGAATAAAAGTTTTGGagctattttagtaatttaaaatacatcctCAATTATCTTATATCTATATATCACATACAGTGCCTGTGAGCAGGAGGAGAGCATTGGCGTTTGTTCTCCTACTGGAAATAATACAAAGGGGCACAGCAAGTGATGGGGGCGGAGATACAGATGTGGACCTCTGTAAGGCAAGTCCAGGGGTACTGGATCTTTCATCTGTACCCAATGATGACAGTGGAGAAGCAGAACTTACACTGTGTTCCACATTAACTGTTTGTAGGGTCAAGTTACTTTTTGAACTGCATAAAAAAACAACcgaatgaacgaatgaataaaaagatagatagatagatagatagacctTGCAATGTATTTATGGTTTGTAAACAATTCGTATAGGaacattatcattttaattcatacTTTTTTACCACCTTTGTAATACATTATGAACAATTACACTGTTGCTGTAGTCATCAATATCGTTATCACCGTTACATTTAATGTCAATTACATGCTTAATTTTCATACAGACCTTCTTGGCTGTAAGTGGGGCAAAAGAAAGGACATTATCTCAGAATACTTCCAGTCCTTTTGATTTCCTCCTGCTGATCCACTGGgcagatttgtattttttctatttttcacAAATGCGTCTCTTAATGTCTTCCATCTCGTCCTGCATACATCAACTGAAACAAAGACGACAAacagatgaataaaataattttcgcTTGTTTCTTTCCTCACAGGTACTTGGCTTCTGGAGAGTCAATGCTCAGCTTAGCATTCAGCTATCGCCTAGGGCACACAACTGTCATGAACTCAGTTCATATGGTGTGTGCAGCCATTGAAAAGGTGATGATGGAGAGGTTTCTACCCAGCCCAACACAAAATACCTGGAAGGAGGTGGCCCAAGGATTCTGTGAAAAATGGAATTTCCCAAATTGTTTGGGAGCAGTAGACGGCAaacatataattataaaagcACCACCACTGTCCGGAAGTCAGTTCTTCAATTACAAAAATACTTTCTCCATAGTACTTTTGGCACTTGTGGATGCTGACTACAGATTCCGAGTCATTCAAGTGGGGGACTTCGGAAGAAGCAGTGACGGTGGGGTGTATGCCAGATCGGATTTGGGGAGAGGAATGGAGAACAACACATTGCATGTGCCACCCAGTACCTCTCTGCCTGGTGCTGCCCACCTGGGTGATGTGCCATTCGTTATGGTTGGTGACACAGCTTTCCCCCTCAAGCCATTCCTGATGAGGCCATACCCCGGAGCAAACCTCACGTTCAAAAAGAGGATTTTTAACTACAGACTTTCACGAGCAAGGATGGTGGTTGAAAATGCCTTTGGCATTCTATCTGCCAGATGGAGAATATTTCTGAACAGAATCAACCTACAACCGAAACACGTTGACACACTTGTGATGGCTGCATGCATCCTTCACAATTTCCTGCTTGCCCCTAGCGAAAACCAGAGGTTGATAGACGAGGCAGAGCAGTTGAGGAGACACATGGCACCAGTGAGGCACATGGGAGGAAACAGGGCATCAACAGAGGCCTGTAATGTAAGGGAGGTCTTCTGCACCTTCTTTAACTCTCCTCAAGGCAATGTGCCTTGGCAGGATAGGATGGTGTGATCAAAAAGAATAACTACAAAGCTTATTGCAGAGTGAAAGCAATTGTACATCAGCATTTGTAagcaagtgtttttttgttgttgttgtgtttttttcttttttttggctgATAAGTGATTATGGTCTCAAAGACAAGTACTTGTTGTGTTGGTGAAAAGGTGTTTTTGGggaaaatgctaaataaagaAAGCTTTTGTTTGGGAACTTTGGTGTGATTCTTAGCTATCAATTCCTTGGAAAAGAGGTCATGTCACTACCAGCCATTCACATATGCATAATAAAAACTAGAGACTGTAAGTCCAACCACCTTCCCAACAGTACACTGTATTtgaacagcattgacagcagcagGTATAATTCTGTAATCATCATAAGTGAAGTTACGTTATCTTCTATGAATTTAAGAACATATAGGTAAGTAACAAAAGGTTAAAACAGTCCTTTATGTACATTACATAAACTACACCTATACCTTAAAAAGCTTTGTACCTTATGTAGTTATATCTTGATATAGCAAATAATATTACAGGTCCTGTGTAATGCAAGGTCACTGAGCATTTTAATGGGTTTTCAAGATGCATAAAAACTCACTGGCAATGGGAGGTTATAGTACTCACCTTCTACTCCTACAACTCCAGCAATCAATCTCCAGGCCTTCTCCTTTTTGGCATTGTCCTTGTAAAAAggatttgtgatgtcatataACACCGTGTGTTTTTCTATTTCAAGGATGAACCTCTCGTCGTCCATTTCTGTCCTCTTGCCAAAGATATGTGACCGTGAAATACAATTGGGAGTCTGCACAGggtgtttattttgaaattgacaggattttttgacttttattt
This sequence is a window from Onychostoma macrolepis isolate SWU-2019 chromosome 23, ASM1243209v1, whole genome shotgun sequence. Protein-coding genes within it:
- the LOC131531494 gene encoding uncharacterized protein LOC131531494 isoform X2, whose protein sequence is MLSLAFSYRLGHTTVMNSVHMVCAAIEKVMMERFLPSPTQNTWKEVAQGFCEKWNFPNCLGAVDGKHIIIKAPPLSGSQFFNYKNTFSIVLLALVDADYRFRVIQVGDFGRSSDGGVYARSDLGRGMENNTLHVPPSTSLPGAAHLGDVPFVMVGDTAFPLKPFLMRPYPGANLTFKKRIFNYRLSRARMVVENAFGILSARWRIFLNRINLQPKHVDTLVMAACILHNFLLAPSENQRLIDEAEQLRRHMAPVRHMGGNRASTEACNVREVFCTFFNSPQGNVPWQDRMV
- the LOC131531494 gene encoding uncharacterized protein LOC131531494 isoform X1; the protein is MGAEIQMWTSVRYLASGESMLSLAFSYRLGHTTVMNSVHMVCAAIEKVMMERFLPSPTQNTWKEVAQGFCEKWNFPNCLGAVDGKHIIIKAPPLSGSQFFNYKNTFSIVLLALVDADYRFRVIQVGDFGRSSDGGVYARSDLGRGMENNTLHVPPSTSLPGAAHLGDVPFVMVGDTAFPLKPFLMRPYPGANLTFKKRIFNYRLSRARMVVENAFGILSARWRIFLNRINLQPKHVDTLVMAACILHNFLLAPSENQRLIDEAEQLRRHMAPVRHMGGNRASTEACNVREVFCTFFNSPQGNVPWQDRMV